One part of the Archangium lipolyticum genome encodes these proteins:
- a CDS encoding c-type cytochrome has product MRWLIPAAAGLALAGCNVPSEFLQRMESQAKYEYYETSEFWADGKAMRTPPEGTIPRERPVGSPGLTTGRVNGTLVTSIPKEIELNRQVLELGQKQYNIVCAQCHGRLGDGNSVVAENMALRLPPSLQEIANKPDGHFFAAITEGYGIMPSFAGELNIQERWAVVAYVRALQRARTTQVGGQQPVPQENR; this is encoded by the coding sequence ATGAGGTGGCTCATCCCCGCCGCGGCAGGGCTCGCCCTGGCCGGCTGCAACGTCCCGTCCGAGTTCCTCCAGCGCATGGAGTCTCAGGCGAAGTACGAGTACTACGAGACGAGCGAGTTCTGGGCGGATGGCAAGGCCATGCGCACCCCGCCCGAGGGCACCATCCCGCGTGAGCGTCCGGTGGGCAGCCCCGGTCTCACCACGGGCCGCGTCAACGGCACGCTCGTGACGTCCATCCCCAAGGAGATCGAGCTCAACCGTCAGGTGCTCGAGCTGGGACAGAAGCAGTACAACATCGTTTGCGCGCAGTGCCATGGCCGGCTCGGCGACGGCAACAGCGTGGTGGCCGAGAACATGGCCCTGCGTCTGCCGCCCTCCCTCCAGGAGATCGCCAACAAGCCGGACGGGCACTTCTTCGCCGCCATCACCGAGGGCTACGGCATCATGCCGTCCTTCGCCGGCGAGCTGAACATCCAGGAGCGGTGGGCCGTGGTGGCCTACGTCCGTGCGCTGCAGCGGGCCCGCACCACCCAGGTGGGCGGCCAGCAGCCTGTTCCTCAGGAGAACCGATGA
- a CDS encoding DUF3341 domain-containing protein, whose product MSAETKVLESWVLAEFPSPDVLVAATQQMREKGYEGMDTYSPYPLHGGSEALGLPPSRVPFIALGGALTGIITAISFQAYMNGLDYPLNVGGRPVLSIPAYVPITFELAVLLAAFGIFFGLLGLSRLPQPYHPVFESEEFRSASTHGYWLSIPKALTTAKAEDIMDQLKALGATHVTVVTGEKE is encoded by the coding sequence ATGTCCGCCGAGACCAAAGTGCTGGAGAGCTGGGTGCTCGCCGAGTTCCCCTCCCCTGACGTCCTCGTGGCCGCCACCCAGCAGATGCGGGAGAAGGGCTACGAGGGCATGGACACCTACTCGCCCTACCCGCTGCACGGTGGGTCCGAGGCGCTGGGCCTGCCGCCCTCGCGCGTGCCCTTCATCGCCCTGGGCGGGGCCCTCACGGGCATCATCACGGCCATCTCGTTCCAGGCCTACATGAACGGCCTGGACTACCCGCTCAACGTGGGTGGCCGTCCCGTGCTCAGCATCCCGGCCTACGTGCCCATCACCTTCGAGCTGGCGGTGCTGCTGGCGGCCTTCGGAATCTTCTTCGGGCTGCTGGGGCTCAGCCGGCTGCCGCAGCCCTATCACCCGGTCTTCGAGAGCGAGGAGTTCCGCAGCGCCTCCACGCACGGCTACTGGCTGAGCATCCCGAAGGCCCTCACCACCGCCAAGGCGGAAGACATCATGGACCAGCTCAAGGCACTGGGCGCGACCCATGTGACCGTGGTCACGGGAGAGAAGGAATGA